From Pseudoalteromonas viridis, the proteins below share one genomic window:
- the tilS gene encoding tRNA lysidine(34) synthetase TilS, which yields MIQTPLYKRFAASLDNLLADESAHAKTQTLTRGLTVALSGGVDSVVLLHLCHHYVQCNSRLALQAIYVDHGLSPNSLKWQAFCKAQCEALAIDFTPVSVKVVAQSRQSLEAQARAARYEALDRQAYPHHALVLGQHADDQVETFLLRLKRGSGLKGLGAMQARTELPSGRVCLRPLLTSQRTDIEAFAKTFGISHIEDESNLSDRFDRNFLRNQILPLLKSRFTGFVPSVMRTIELLQGQQALLDEITRADLLHCLDEQSLSVKRLAEFAPLRQQNLVRAWLAEQGVQMPSQKQLDQILTQALNAKADAQMAVTLPAGQVRRFRDNLYWVCEQAPRQSHSNIALATVMLDDSTTLCVIEGKGVRHPMPDEQVSVRFNCLSEKVKPLGRSGRNTLKHWLKDYGVPTWERGRVPLIYYNDELVQVVGFFVNEAYASSQGLNWKLEDARNTQDR from the coding sequence ATGATTCAGACCCCGCTTTATAAACGCTTTGCTGCCAGCCTGGATAACTTACTGGCTGATGAGTCAGCGCATGCTAAAACGCAGACGCTAACGCGTGGCCTCACTGTGGCGCTCTCCGGCGGGGTTGACTCTGTGGTGCTGCTGCACCTGTGCCATCATTATGTGCAGTGCAATTCTCGGCTGGCGTTGCAGGCAATTTATGTTGATCATGGTTTGTCGCCTAATTCTCTAAAGTGGCAGGCGTTTTGTAAGGCACAATGTGAGGCGCTTGCCATCGACTTTACCCCGGTTTCGGTCAAGGTGGTGGCACAAAGTCGTCAGAGCCTTGAAGCGCAGGCCCGTGCAGCACGTTACGAGGCACTGGACAGGCAGGCTTATCCGCATCATGCATTGGTGCTGGGGCAGCACGCGGACGATCAGGTTGAAACCTTTCTATTGCGCCTCAAACGGGGCTCTGGTCTTAAAGGGCTGGGCGCTATGCAGGCACGCACCGAGTTGCCATCCGGGCGGGTATGTCTGAGGCCCTTGCTCACATCCCAGCGTACAGACATAGAAGCATTTGCCAAGACATTTGGGATTTCTCACATAGAAGATGAGTCTAACCTCAGCGACCGCTTTGACCGCAACTTTTTGCGTAACCAGATATTGCCCTTGTTAAAATCCCGTTTTACAGGCTTTGTTCCCAGCGTTATGCGCACCATCGAGCTGTTACAGGGGCAGCAGGCATTGCTGGATGAAATCACCCGGGCCGATCTTTTGCATTGCCTGGATGAACAAAGCTTGTCTGTTAAGCGCCTGGCAGAGTTTGCGCCATTACGCCAGCAAAACCTGGTGCGTGCCTGGCTGGCCGAGCAGGGCGTTCAGATGCCGTCGCAAAAACAGCTTGATCAGATCCTGACACAGGCATTGAATGCCAAAGCAGATGCACAGATGGCAGTTACTTTGCCTGCCGGGCAGGTTAGGCGTTTCAGAGACAACTTATACTGGGTCTGTGAGCAGGCACCCAGGCAGTCGCACAGCAATATCGCACTGGCGACTGTGATGCTGGATGACAGCACGACATTATGTGTTATTGAGGGGAAGGGGGTTCGCCATCCAATGCCTGATGAACAGGTGTCGGTGCGATTTAACTGCCTGAGCGAGAAAGTTAAACCGCTTGGGCGTAGTGGCCGTAATACCCTCAAGCACTGGCTAAAAGATTATGGTGTCCCCACCTGGGAGCGCGGTCGTGTGCCGCTGATTTATTACAACGATGAATTAGTACAGGTGGTGGGATTTTTCGTCAATGAGGCGTATGCATCGTCTCAGGGACTCAACTGGAAGTTAGAAGATGCAAGAAACACACAAGATCGGTGA
- the dnaE gene encoding DNA polymerase III subunit alpha produces the protein MAAPEFVHLRVHSDFSMVDGLAKTKPIVARAAELGMPAFAITDQMNLCGLVRFYGTAHGAGIKPLVGADFWLKSDQFPDEPSRIVVLAKNNEGYKNLTLLISEAYLRGHVFHRPVIDKAWLAKYKEGLILLSGAKDGDVGKALLKGNPQLIADTVEFYETHFADHYYLELHRTGREQEEEYLHAAVALATERGLPVVATNEVVFLHEHDFEPHEIRVAIHDGYTLEDKNRPRRFSKEQYLKTPEQMQELFSDIPEALQNTVEIAKRCNVTVQLGTYFLPDYPTGDLKIEDFLVKVSRDGLEERLQFLFPDDAERAEKRGPYDERLQIELDVINQMGFPGYFLIVMEFIQWSKDNDIPVGPGRGSGAGSLVAYALKITDLDPLEFDLLFERFLNPERVSMPDFDVDFCMDRRDEVIDHVSKLYGRQAVSQIITFGTMAAKAVIRDVGRVLGHPYGFVDRISKLVPGDPGMTLAKAFEVEPRLPEVYDGDEEVRELIDKCRILEGCTRNAGKHAGGVVISPTSITDFAALYCDEEGKFPVTQFDKNDVETAGLVKFDFLGLRTLTILQWALDMTNERLARDGIEPVDIAAIPLDDPASFEVLLRAETTAVFQLESRGMKDLIRRLKPDCFEDMIALVALFRPGPLQSGMVDNFIDRKHGREEISYPDAQYQHESLQPILEPTYGIILYQEQVMQIAQVLAGYSLGGADLLRRAMGKKKPEEMAKQRSTFEDGARDNGVDGELAMKIFDLVEKFAGYGFNKSHSAAYALVSYQTLWMKTHYPAEFMAAVMSADMDNTDKIVTLVDECENMKLTLLPPDVNAGVYKFAVNRQGEIVYGIGAIKGVGEGPVEAILEAREQGGPFKDLFDFCARVDLKRLNRRVIEKLIYAGALDQLGPEKTQPGRATLLASLKDAMKSAEQHHKAESLGQSDLFGLLAVEPDEVEQAFVKAVPLSDDEWLQGEKDTLGLYLTGHPINQYRKELKNYTSGRLVELQPTNRDVQSTAAGLVINARVLVNKKGKRWGLITLDDKSARIDVRLFPEQFEMYQDMLQMNQILVISGQVSFDNFSGGITMTAREVCTIAQAREKRISAIKMTLNMVQIDTNFIDNLKKVLEPYKFGTCPVKIQYQRPDAIAEVTLGMQWCVTPSDDLLRRLSKMAAQEIELEFN, from the coding sequence ATGGCAGCACCTGAGTTTGTTCATTTAAGAGTACACAGCGACTTTTCTATGGTCGACGGGCTGGCAAAAACCAAGCCCATCGTGGCGCGCGCCGCCGAGCTGGGCATGCCCGCGTTTGCCATCACCGATCAGATGAACTTATGTGGCCTGGTACGCTTTTACGGCACGGCCCACGGTGCTGGCATTAAGCCGCTGGTCGGGGCCGACTTCTGGCTTAAGAGCGATCAGTTTCCGGACGAGCCCAGCCGCATTGTGGTACTGGCCAAAAACAACGAAGGGTATAAAAACCTTACCTTACTGATCTCCGAGGCCTATTTACGGGGTCACGTATTTCACCGCCCTGTGATAGACAAAGCGTGGCTGGCCAAATACAAAGAAGGCCTGATCTTATTGTCCGGTGCCAAAGACGGCGACGTGGGTAAAGCGCTATTGAAAGGCAACCCGCAACTGATTGCCGACACGGTGGAATTCTACGAAACCCACTTTGCTGACCATTATTATCTTGAACTACACCGTACAGGACGTGAGCAGGAAGAAGAATACCTGCATGCAGCAGTCGCGCTGGCAACAGAAAGAGGCTTGCCGGTGGTGGCAACCAACGAAGTGGTGTTCCTCCATGAACACGACTTCGAACCCCACGAAATTCGTGTGGCCATCCACGACGGCTACACGCTGGAAGATAAAAACCGTCCCAGACGCTTCTCTAAAGAGCAGTACCTGAAAACCCCTGAACAAATGCAGGAGCTATTCAGTGATATTCCGGAAGCGCTGCAAAACACGGTAGAGATTGCCAAACGTTGTAACGTCACCGTTCAGCTGGGCACGTACTTCCTGCCAGATTATCCGACCGGCGATTTAAAAATCGAAGACTTCCTGGTGAAGGTATCCCGAGATGGTCTGGAAGAGCGTTTACAGTTCCTATTCCCGGACGATGCTGAGCGCGCAGAAAAACGCGGTCCGTATGATGAGCGTCTGCAAATTGAGCTCGACGTAATCAACCAGATGGGATTCCCGGGCTACTTCCTGATCGTAATGGAGTTCATTCAGTGGAGTAAGGATAACGATATTCCGGTAGGGCCGGGACGGGGTTCCGGTGCGGGCTCACTGGTGGCGTATGCGTTAAAAATTACCGACCTGGACCCGCTGGAATTTGACCTGCTTTTCGAACGTTTCCTTAACCCGGAACGTGTTTCGATGCCCGACTTCGACGTCGACTTCTGTATGGACCGCCGGGATGAAGTAATCGACCACGTATCTAAGCTGTATGGTCGTCAGGCGGTCTCTCAGATCATCACCTTTGGTACCATGGCCGCCAAGGCGGTTATCCGGGATGTAGGGCGAGTGCTTGGTCACCCTTATGGTTTTGTCGACCGCATTTCTAAACTCGTCCCGGGCGATCCGGGTATGACCCTGGCCAAAGCCTTTGAGGTGGAGCCGCGTTTACCCGAAGTGTACGACGGCGATGAAGAAGTTCGAGAGCTGATAGACAAGTGTCGTATTCTTGAAGGTTGTACCCGTAACGCCGGTAAGCACGCCGGGGGCGTGGTTATCTCGCCCACCAGTATCACCGACTTTGCCGCGCTGTATTGCGATGAAGAAGGTAAGTTTCCGGTCACCCAGTTTGATAAAAACGACGTTGAAACGGCCGGTCTGGTTAAATTCGACTTCCTGGGTCTGCGTACACTGACTATCCTGCAGTGGGCGCTCGATATGACCAACGAGCGACTGGCGCGCGATGGCATTGAGCCGGTCGATATTGCTGCCATTCCATTGGATGATCCGGCCAGTTTTGAAGTGCTGCTCAGAGCCGAAACCACCGCGGTATTCCAGCTGGAATCGCGGGGGATGAAAGACTTGATCCGTCGCCTGAAGCCGGACTGCTTCGAAGATATGATCGCACTTGTAGCCTTGTTCCGTCCGGGTCCGCTGCAATCGGGCATGGTAGATAACTTTATCGACCGTAAGCATGGCCGCGAAGAGATCTCTTACCCGGATGCACAGTATCAGCACGAGAGTCTGCAACCTATCCTGGAGCCCACTTACGGGATCATCCTGTATCAGGAGCAGGTAATGCAGATAGCCCAGGTCCTGGCAGGGTATAGCCTGGGTGGCGCAGACTTGCTGCGTCGAGCCATGGGTAAGAAAAAGCCCGAGGAAATGGCCAAGCAGCGTAGCACCTTCGAAGACGGTGCCAGAGACAACGGCGTTGACGGCGAACTGGCAATGAAGATCTTCGATCTGGTAGAGAAGTTCGCGGGTTACGGCTTTAACAAGTCACACTCTGCTGCATATGCACTGGTATCATATCAGACGCTGTGGATGAAGACCCATTATCCGGCCGAGTTTATGGCGGCGGTTATGTCGGCGGATATGGATAACACCGATAAAATCGTGACCCTGGTCGATGAATGCGAAAACATGAAGTTGACGCTGCTGCCACCGGACGTTAACGCGGGTGTGTATAAGTTTGCGGTAAACCGCCAGGGCGAAATCGTCTATGGTATCGGTGCTATTAAAGGCGTAGGTGAAGGCCCGGTTGAAGCCATTCTGGAAGCCCGTGAGCAGGGCGGCCCGTTTAAAGACTTATTCGATTTTTGTGCCCGGGTTGACCTTAAACGCCTGAACCGCAGGGTGATTGAAAAACTGATTTACGCAGGCGCGCTGGACCAGCTGGGTCCGGAGAAAACCCAGCCAGGGCGTGCCACCTTATTGGCTAGCCTGAAAGACGCCATGAAGTCTGCTGAGCAACACCATAAGGCCGAGTCACTGGGGCAAAGCGATTTGTTTGGCCTGCTGGCCGTTGAGCCAGACGAAGTTGAGCAGGCATTTGTTAAAGCGGTCCCGTTGTCGGATGATGAATGGTTGCAGGGTGAAAAAGACACCCTGGGCTTGTATCTGACCGGTCATCCGATCAATCAGTACAGAAAAGAGTTAAAAAACTACACTTCTGGTCGTCTAGTAGAACTACAGCCGACGAATCGCGATGTGCAATCGACGGCTGCCGGATTGGTTATCAATGCAAGGGTACTGGTCAACAAAAAAGGCAAGCGTTGGGGTCTGATAACTTTAGATGACAAGAGCGCACGAATTGATGTACGCTTATTCCCTGAACAGTTTGAAATGTACCAAGATATGCTGCAAATGAACCAAATCTTGGTAATATCCGGACAGGTCAGCTTTGATAACTTCTCCGGCGGCATTACAATGACCGCCAGAGAAGTCTGCACCATAGCTCAGGCCCGCGAAAAGCGGATCAGTGCGATAAAAATGACCCTGAATATGGTGCAAATTGACACGAACTTCATAGATAATCTGAAAAAAGTACTGGAACCGTACAAATTCGGTACATGTCCGGTCAAAATCCAATATCAGCGCCCGGACGCGATAGCGGAAGTGACATTAGGTATGCAATGGTGTGTGACGCCCAGTGATGATCTCCTCAGACGATTATCCAAGATGGCGGCGCAGGAAATAGAACTAGAATTTAATTAA
- the accA gene encoding acetyl-CoA carboxylase carboxyl transferase subunit alpha gives MSLNYLEFELPIAELEAKINELQNVSRSGSLDLSLEEEISRLKEKSVEQTKKIFDNLGAWQVSQLARHPLRPYTRDYIERIFTEFDEFAGDRTFANDPAILGGVARLDDKPVMVIGQQKGRDTAEKIKRNFGMPKPEGYRKALRLMEMAERFKMPIITFIDTPGAYPGVGAEERGQSEAIARNLKVMAALKVPTICTVIGEGGSGGALAIGVGDRVNMLQYSTYSVISPEGCASILWKSAEKAPLAAEAMGVSAARVKELDLINTIIDEPMGGAHRNYDTMAKNLKAQLKRDLGELEALSTEEMLEQRYQRLMSFGYC, from the coding sequence ATGAGCCTCAATTATCTTGAATTTGAGCTTCCGATTGCAGAATTAGAAGCAAAAATCAATGAATTACAAAACGTAAGCCGCTCTGGCAGTCTTGATCTCAGCCTCGAAGAAGAGATCAGCCGCCTCAAGGAAAAAAGCGTAGAGCAAACGAAAAAGATCTTCGACAACCTGGGTGCCTGGCAGGTATCTCAGTTGGCGCGTCATCCGCTTCGTCCTTATACACGCGATTATATCGAGCGTATTTTCACTGAATTTGACGAGTTTGCGGGCGACCGTACATTCGCAAATGACCCGGCTATTCTGGGTGGGGTTGCACGTCTAGACGACAAACCCGTTATGGTTATCGGCCAGCAAAAAGGCCGCGACACAGCTGAAAAAATCAAGCGCAACTTTGGTATGCCAAAGCCTGAAGGGTATCGTAAAGCCCTGCGTCTGATGGAAATGGCTGAGCGTTTTAAAATGCCAATCATCACTTTCATCGACACGCCGGGCGCCTATCCGGGTGTTGGCGCTGAAGAGCGTGGCCAGAGTGAAGCAATTGCACGTAACCTTAAAGTGATGGCTGCACTGAAAGTGCCGACCATCTGTACCGTGATTGGTGAGGGTGGTTCTGGTGGTGCACTGGCCATTGGTGTGGGCGACCGCGTTAACATGCTTCAGTACAGCACCTACTCTGTTATCTCACCTGAAGGGTGTGCCTCTATCCTGTGGAAGAGTGCAGAAAAAGCCCCTCTGGCCGCAGAAGCCATGGGTGTATCTGCAGCACGCGTTAAAGAGCTGGATCTCATCAATACTATTATTGATGAGCCTATGGGTGGCGCACATCGTAACTACGACACGATGGCGAAGAACCTCAAAGCACAGCTTAAGCGTGACCTGGGCGAACTGGAAGCACTGAGCACAGAAGAAATGCTGGAGCAACGTTACCAGCGTCTGATGTCATTTGGTTATTGCTAA
- the lpxB gene encoding lipid-A-disaccharide synthase, translated as MANEKEITIGIVAGELSGDILGAGLIHALREHYPNARFIGIAGPKMMAAGCETLFDMEELAVMGLVEVLGRLPRLLKIRKQLVEQFIANKPDIYIGIDAPDFNLRVEKPLKAAGIKTVQYVSPSVWAWRQKRIFKIAEATNLVLSLLPFEKAFYDKHEVPCTFVGHTLADEIPLDVDVSAARAQLGLKDSDTVLALLPGSRGSEVSQLSETYLLTAKALADKIPNLKILVPLVNEKRKAQFQAIQAQVAPELRTILLDGQSSLAMTAATAVLLASGTATLEAMLYKKPMVVGYKLKPLSYWIFNTFFTFNIKHFSLPNLLADEALVEEFLQQDCNPDALTDALLPLLKGDNSALIQRFYDIHQNIRRDASKQAAQAVVELIDAN; from the coding sequence ATGGCCAACGAAAAAGAAATTACGATAGGGATTGTTGCCGGCGAGCTGTCTGGTGACATCTTAGGTGCAGGGCTTATCCATGCACTGCGCGAACATTATCCTAATGCACGATTTATCGGTATTGCCGGTCCAAAGATGATGGCGGCCGGATGCGAAACCTTATTCGATATGGAAGAGCTGGCCGTGATGGGCCTGGTGGAAGTATTGGGACGCCTGCCACGCTTGCTGAAAATCCGCAAACAACTGGTCGAACAGTTTATCGCAAACAAGCCGGATATTTACATTGGCATTGACGCGCCCGACTTTAACCTGCGCGTAGAAAAACCACTTAAAGCGGCTGGAATTAAAACGGTCCAGTACGTCAGTCCGTCGGTCTGGGCCTGGCGACAGAAACGCATTTTTAAAATCGCAGAAGCCACCAACCTGGTGTTATCCCTGCTGCCATTCGAAAAAGCCTTTTACGATAAACACGAAGTGCCGTGCACCTTTGTGGGCCACACGCTGGCGGATGAAATCCCGCTGGATGTGGATGTGTCAGCCGCGCGCGCGCAATTGGGACTAAAAGACTCAGATACTGTGCTGGCTTTGTTGCCAGGCAGTCGCGGCTCTGAAGTAAGCCAGCTCAGTGAAACCTATTTACTGACCGCCAAAGCGCTGGCGGATAAGATCCCCAACCTGAAAATTCTTGTGCCTCTGGTGAACGAAAAGCGCAAAGCGCAATTTCAGGCTATTCAGGCCCAGGTTGCCCCTGAGCTGAGAACCATTTTACTCGATGGCCAGTCCTCGCTGGCGATGACGGCAGCCACTGCGGTGTTACTCGCTTCGGGCACTGCAACACTGGAGGCCATGCTGTATAAAAAGCCAATGGTGGTCGGTTATAAGCTCAAGCCACTCAGTTATTGGATTTTTAATACCTTTTTTACCTTCAACATTAAGCACTTTTCGTTGCCAAATCTGTTGGCAGATGAAGCCCTGGTTGAAGAGTTTTTACAACAGGATTGTAACCCCGATGCACTCACAGATGCATTGCTACCTTTGCTGAAAGGAGACAACTCAGCGCTTATCCAACGTTTTTATGATATTCACCAGAATATTCGCCGTGATGCCAGCAAACAGGCGGCACAGGCTGTAGTGGAGTTAATAGATGCAAATTGA
- the lpxA gene encoding acyl-ACP--UDP-N-acetylglucosamine O-acyltransferase → MIHPTAIIESGAQLGDNVSVGPYSYIGNDVVIGDNCKIESHVVIKGPSVIGSGNHIFQFASVGEACQDKKYKDEPTKLVIGDNNIIRECATIHRGTIQDKGITQIGSNNLFMAYTHVAHDVVIGNNVIFANNASVAGHVHVGDFVILAGNSGVHQFCKIGAHAFVGMYSGVNQDVPPFVTTTGTPARPAAINTEGLKRRGFESDEIMAIRRAYKTLFRKGLKLDEALEVMREDAAKFAGVQQMIDFIATSERGLVR, encoded by the coding sequence GTGATCCATCCTACTGCAATTATTGAGTCAGGTGCTCAACTGGGCGACAATGTATCGGTTGGTCCCTATAGCTACATCGGCAATGATGTTGTTATCGGAGACAACTGTAAAATAGAATCTCACGTCGTGATCAAAGGACCCAGCGTGATAGGTTCTGGTAACCATATTTTCCAGTTCGCATCAGTCGGCGAAGCCTGCCAAGATAAAAAGTACAAGGATGAACCAACTAAGCTGGTGATAGGTGACAACAATATTATCCGTGAATGCGCCACGATTCATCGCGGTACCATTCAGGATAAAGGCATCACTCAGATAGGCAGCAATAACCTGTTTATGGCGTACACCCATGTGGCACACGACGTTGTCATTGGCAACAACGTGATTTTCGCTAACAATGCGAGTGTCGCAGGGCATGTGCATGTCGGTGACTTTGTGATCTTGGCCGGTAATTCAGGTGTCCACCAGTTCTGTAAAATTGGCGCACATGCCTTTGTTGGTATGTACAGCGGAGTGAATCAGGACGTACCGCCATTTGTAACGACCACAGGCACACCAGCGCGACCCGCAGCGATAAACACAGAAGGGTTAAAGCGCCGTGGCTTTGAGTCGGATGAAATCATGGCCATTCGTCGTGCTTACAAGACTTTGTTCCGTAAAGGTCTTAAGCTTGATGAAGCGCTGGAAGTCATGCGTGAGGATGCCGCAAAGTTTGCCGGTGTCCAGCAGATGATTGACTTTATTGCGACCTCAGAAAGAGGACTGGTACGTTAA
- the rnhB gene encoding ribonuclease HII, translating to MQIERPDVQYIAGVDEVGRGPLVGDVVTAAVILDPANPIEGLTDSKKLTEKKRLLLAEEIKQKALCYHVARATVSEIDELNILHATMLAMTRAVEGLAVKAEFVFVDGNRLPELSVPAQAVVKGDSLVAEISAASILAKVTRDQEMLELDKQYPQYGFAGHKGYPTKAHFAALSEHGATPHHRTSFKPVQRILAEKS from the coding sequence ATGCAAATTGAACGTCCTGATGTGCAGTATATTGCAGGCGTAGATGAAGTAGGCCGTGGCCCTTTAGTGGGCGACGTGGTAACAGCGGCGGTGATCCTGGATCCGGCCAACCCGATAGAAGGGCTGACGGATTCCAAAAAACTTACCGAGAAAAAGCGCTTACTGCTGGCTGAAGAGATCAAACAAAAAGCACTGTGCTACCACGTGGCACGCGCTACGGTGAGTGAAATTGATGAGCTGAATATCCTGCATGCCACTATGCTGGCCATGACGCGTGCGGTAGAAGGCTTAGCAGTGAAAGCCGAGTTTGTATTTGTTGACGGCAATCGCTTGCCCGAACTGAGTGTGCCTGCTCAGGCGGTAGTTAAAGGCGACAGCCTGGTCGCCGAGATCAGTGCCGCCTCTATCCTGGCAAAAGTGACCCGCGATCAGGAAATGCTGGAGCTGGATAAGCAGTATCCACAATATGGTTTTGCGGGACACAAAGGCTACCCGACCAAAGCCCATTTTGCTGCGCTCAGCGAACACGGCGCAACACCGCATCACAGAACCAGTTTCAAACCGGTACAGCGTATTCTGGCGGAGAAATCTTAG
- a CDS encoding GGDEF domain-containing protein → MENVHILTQRAPTRGDFLPFNAQMQMSHVPENPMSLTEKLQTTLDVNGLLDIFAGYIKRIINLAGLQFHSSEGVFQMQQSNNQLSPYTFDLELNNQHLGQIVYFSKYRLSEALQARLIQLHTCLLYPLRNALMYQRVLKLATKDSLTGLSNRSQFNEFLAKKLERSRRHHCNFSLMLLDLDNFKQVNDLYGHKMGDDVLIEFARILESSVRATDTVFRFGGDEFAILIDDPAFTTNKVIAERIMASVRCCTIMKSHNVTTSIGFTLATSQDCPNEIFSRADKGLYRAKDAGRDCARTI, encoded by the coding sequence ATGGAAAATGTCCATATTTTGACTCAGCGGGCACCGACGCGCGGGGATTTTTTGCCGTTTAACGCGCAAATGCAAATGTCGCACGTCCCCGAAAACCCAATGAGCCTGACTGAAAAATTACAAACAACGCTCGATGTAAATGGACTGCTCGACATCTTTGCTGGCTATATTAAGCGCATTATAAACCTCGCCGGATTGCAGTTTCACTCCAGTGAAGGCGTGTTTCAGATGCAGCAAAGCAACAACCAGCTGAGCCCTTATACTTTTGATCTGGAGTTAAACAACCAGCATCTGGGTCAGATTGTGTATTTTAGTAAATATCGCCTGAGCGAGGCGTTGCAGGCACGGCTTATTCAGCTGCATACCTGCTTATTGTATCCACTCAGAAACGCCTTGATGTATCAGCGGGTGCTCAAGCTGGCCACCAAAGATTCGCTGACCGGCTTGTCTAATCGCAGCCAGTTTAATGAGTTTTTGGCCAAAAAGCTTGAACGCAGCCGCCGTCATCACTGCAATTTTAGCCTGATGCTGCTGGATTTGGATAACTTTAAGCAAGTGAATGACCTGTACGGCCATAAAATGGGTGACGATGTTTTAATTGAATTTGCGCGCATTCTGGAGTCATCCGTGCGGGCAACAGACACCGTGTTTCGTTTTGGCGGCGATGAGTTTGCGATCCTGATTGACGACCCGGCCTTTACCACCAATAAAGTGATTGCGGAGCGCATCATGGCATCTGTCAGATGCTGTACTATCATGAAGAGCCATAATGTTACCACCAGCATTGGCTTTACGCTGGCAACCAGCCAGGATTGCCCGAATGAAATTTTCTCGCGGGCGGATAAGGGGCTGTATCGCGCTAAGGACGCCGGCAGAGACTGCGCCCGGACAATCTAA